tgaaatttaagaaagtggctgatcatggaggcagtcattttagtgtatttatgacgtcatttacacactgctgaattctttatttagcaaattaccttttaaatagattaatttcatatgtttcttgggtgtaaggtgtaaaacatggtaatttctttcattatagctggaaaagtagagaaattattttacagaaataagtaaatacactTCAAATATGGATCTAGAAATTtcataaatctgccattttgtttcttgttgccagggatcaaatatttaaatgcttataactttctcatttttatgccgattttgaaaattctttcacttctttaaatgatttaaaaaattctAGCAGATGCATTTAACGtgagaacaacattgcctttccctttaatggGCAGTATGTATGTCTGACATATACAgtccaacctgtcttaagcagccacccAAGGGAAGCAGCCAGtttggctgcttaagacaggtgaccTCTGATCGGAGGGTCAGTAATAGAGGCGGGATttggaaaaatattgaataaataatGTGGTTTTCCTTACTAGTACAGAAGTATACATAGGACAGTCAATATCATGTTACAACTCCGACATTTACAAGTGGTgatcatcatcatctttattaATCTCATCAGCAGCAGATTATGTGGAGaccagaaaataaataaataaatagaaacagTTTCATCAATTTACTCTACATGTTTGTCAATAAAGATCCATAtcataaaacatgtacatgtacattattaaaATTCAAACTATTTTGCCTTTTAACACCGAACAATGAACACAACTGATATCTGTCTTTATGCTTAGCtcacattttacttcttaaagaAGTCacttatctttgtttgtttgtctgtcatCTCTACTTTCAGCCGCGTAAATAAATCCTCTAAGTCCATAACCTTATCTAACATAGCTGGCTGATTTTTACACAATGCATATTGTCTGATCTTTTCAAGATATTGAGCAACGTCAGTTGAGCTGACACTCGACTCAGCTGGAACATCCTCTTGTTCATTGTCACTTTCACATTCATCAGCTCTACAATCACTTAAATCCCTGAGAATCTCAGTAGCAGGCCTATCCCAATCTTGTAAGTTATTATCACACGTTGAGAATTGATTGTCTATGTCAAGAAGCTCCTTAAATTCACATCCAAAGAGTTCTGATGAGAGTTTCAGTACTGCAAGCGGATAATCGTCTTCAATATCAAACACTGTGTCACACTCACTGTCATTAACAACACAAACATCACTAACACTTGCCTCAGTAAATCCACACTTGGCGAAGCACTTCTGTATGGTGTCTGCCCTTACCTCCTGCCACGCAGCGTTTATCCAATAGATGGCCTGTAGTATCGTGATATCTCTAAGAATCTCGGGCCCGAGTTTGGTTGGTTGCTTTTCCATTTCCAGAAGAACATGTTGGAGTTGTCTCTGTCGGTACTTAAGCTTGACGGTTTGGATGATACCAACATCCATCGGCTGTAATGCTGAGGTGGTGTTGGCTGGGAAGAATTGCAGCTTCACATTCTGAAAGAATAAAAAGTTAAACTTGTGAAAAATTTTCGCATTTAACAGAAATAgcaatgttacatttttttatacctgctcatgaacagactccatcaaacACAGTGTGCAGTTTTCCCTGCTTGTTTGGTGTTCGTTGCTTCCAAAGAATCGAGAATCCTCTTCATTCAGAATTTATTAAGCATCACATGTTTTGTTAATCATGCCTTTCATAAGTAATAAATTGTTAAGCATTAACC
The sequence above is a segment of the Mercenaria mercenaria strain notata chromosome 3, MADL_Memer_1, whole genome shotgun sequence genome. Coding sequences within it:
- the LOC123524471 gene encoding tigger transposable element-derived protein 6-like isoform X1, giving the protein MTGEKLRPLVIGKSRKPRCFGQMSTDSLPVRYEANSKAWMLTPLMEDWLKELDRTMRAKNRKILLLLDNAPVHPKVTLENVKLQFFPANTTSALQPMDVGIIQTVKLKYRQRQLQHVLLEMEKQPTKLGPEILRDITILQAIYWINAAWQEVRADTIQKCFAKCGFTEASVSDVCVVNDSECDTVFDIEDDYPLAVLKLSSELFGCEFKELLDIDNQFSTCDNNLQDWDRPATEILRDLSDCRADECESDNEQEDVPAESSVSSTDVAQYLEKIRQYALCKNQPAMLDKVMDLEDLFTRLKVEMTDKQTKISDFFKK
- the LOC123524471 gene encoding tigger transposable element-derived protein 6-like isoform X2 gives rise to the protein MSTDSLPVRYEANSKAWMLTPLMEDWLKELDRTMRAKNRKILLLLDNAPVHPKVTLENVKLQFFPANTTSALQPMDVGIIQTVKLKYRQRQLQHVLLEMEKQPTKLGPEILRDITILQAIYWINAAWQEVRADTIQKCFAKCGFTEASVSDVCVVNDSECDTVFDIEDDYPLAVLKLSSELFGCEFKELLDIDNQFSTCDNNLQDWDRPATEILRDLSDCRADECESDNEQEDVPAESSVSSTDVAQYLEKIRQYALCKNQPAMLDKVMDLEDLFTRLKVEMTDKQTKISDFFKK